CAAAgtggaaagcacagctgtgctgcttctgctgacTTACCTGATAGCACCACAACTTCTCCGTCTGAACAAGAGATCTCTACATGTCTGCTAGCAGTTTAATTACAGAGCAAGCATCTTTTACCTCTTGagggacagcagcactgaagacTTGGAACAGAAATGGATCGCGTGCTGACTCCTGCTCATAGCCAAGCAGTTGACCTGGCCTTGCCCCAGAACCACGCCTCTGATGGCACAACGGCAGCAGCAACTCACAGCCACAAAGCATGAGTCAAAGTGGGGTTTCCCTCCCATAACTAGATCAGTAACGGCAAAGATTTCACTGCTCTTTCCTTGGAGTTGGCCACACAGTTTCTTGTTCAAATGTTAAGGATGAGTCTCAAACAACGTCCTTCCTTCGAAAATATGGTGGCATACATTCCCAGTAATTTGTCAGCACTTACCTCACGGTGACATGggaatttccttttcttttattgaGAGGAACAGAATGACTTAATTTCCTGGCCCACTATGTAGAAAATCTGAGCAAATACTAACTTCCTGTTGTAGACTTGCATCTTATGATTGGACgtgtttcattttgaagacACAGAAAAGCAACAATGAGGTTTTAACTAACTGGAATTTACTGAAGTTGCATAGACTACAGTGTTTTGGTGGGACTCCATTGGCCAAATATCAAACAAGTTGAGAGGACCAATCCAAACAGGACATACTGACAGCTGAAACTGGCTTCAAGAAATGGTGCTATGTTTTacatagaagaaaaacatgagTGAAACAATGCCCCTCTAAGTTCCTGATCCTGGAAAGAACTGGATGACTGGTTTAGGCTCAAGGATATGTACATTAGCATATGGTTGCCTACACTCTCGGTGTGCAGTGCTATATGAAAAACTTGCACATGGTGTCTCTTCAACTCCCCTCATTAAGCATAAAGAGGGGAGGTAGAAGACAATAAGGGATAACTGAGTTTTCCAGCAACAGTGAGTATGGTGAAACatttttacagatatttttgttcactttgtggcataccatttggcttTAGAGCCCAAACCTCAAAGTTAAGCCCAAATCAACATCACTGTGACTTTTATGACCAATCTGAGTCCCttttgttgttggcttttttttgttgttgttcttttgttttttgtttctatcTCCATCTTTAAATGCACTGAGATGTCATTCTTGCATTACATTTCTCACTTCATTTAATACATCTGCTACACTACTTGttaagaggggaagaaaaaagctttgACTGTTGCCAGGCAGCACACATTCAATCAAGGCACTGAGCAGATTTTTTTATGCAAGACTACCGGGATGACTCAGGTCTGTGAGATGCTGCTGGGCCAGAATAGTTGAGAAGAGTTAGAGTATGAGAAGGCAAGACAGCACTGACCACAtaactgcagaaatgcagttgGAGTTAGAATGCTACAAAGCCAACACGCTTTTTGAGACATGAACAATCAACTCCTCATTTCCAACACTTACCCTCTGGTCTTTTGCAAGAATACAACAAGTTGTAACTGCTGTAAATAGTAAAACATATAGAAAAAGAGTTGTTCTAATCTCTATTAAACTTTAGTTCACTTTGCTCTaccaaatattaattttttgaTTGAAATGCAATTGTAGTGTGAGTCCAGATTTCTTCTCTCTCAGCTTCATGCTGCTGCATGTGGATGGATCTCCCCTGTGGATTTTGACTGTACAGCATAAACATCAGTAACAGAGTGGAAAGTGTAAAGGCAAATAACATCGATCAACAAGATATAAGTCTGAAACACTTCTTATTATGCAGGAgagtaaagcaaaataatggaaatgcaTACCATGGTTTAAGCTGTCAACATTTtcccaccagaaaaaaaaggcataagaaaagaaggaggaaaaaaaagaagaaaatgatggcAGATTCCTAGAACAACACACTATAAGCATGATGCCAAGTTACTACCACAGCACTTGGAGGTCCAAGCAATGACAAGCACACATGATCATGGCCTCCTTTAAATAAACCAAtaccaggaaaggaaaaaaaaatgataaaaaaaaatgaaaaaaaagcaatactaTTCATGAAGGTAGTCTTGGAGgaataataactaaaaaaaggagaaaagctgcaATAGccatgagattaaaaaaaaagtctatgtTTGCCAGCCACATTGCATAACTGAACAGAGTGCAGTCACCTGTCTGCTTCCGTTTAACACAGGAGAGATGAGTTGGTCTAGTATATTTGATAGCaggttttaaaatgattttcctGGAAGGAGAGTGGGCCTGAACTTCAGTTTTTTTAGCAAGTTCAGCTTTCTTATACACTGCTATGgacaagaaaacacaaaaacacataaTCAGGAAAAAACCAGCAAAGTTTCATACGACAATACATCAAGCGGCAGGCCCACTGCTCCACAACTGCAGCTCCAAGCACTGTTTCTACTGAGGTGATCAAACCTAAGTTGGAAGAGGGGAGCACTGATGCATTCATCTCAGATGTGCTTCCCTGAACTCTGTGGGGATTCCTACAGTGAAATGAGACTGGTGGAGCAGTGAGCCTTGCACATGGCTTTTCACATAACTGTACAATGTCTCATTAAATAGCACCACACATAATAGTGTTAAGATGCACATCAACTACAACAGAATAACCTAACAATACTGCACGatactacaaaaataaaattaaaaaaaataatatatatatatatagtaataGGGAGGGTTAAATgaaccttttttccttctcacttCATCTCTGGAGAGTGTGCTAGGTTCCTTTTTagctattttcctttctggagTAGAAATCCTGCCTCTCCCAGTTTTAAAaggtttctcttttttatgCTTATCGAGAGATGATCTTCGCAattctctctctgccttctccTCTTTAGGAACAGTCTCTAACTGTTCAGTCATGATGCTCCTATCATCATCTGTAGGATCAGAGCAAATTGTaacaacaaacagaagattAGTAACAAATGCTAGCAATACTGCAGTGGATGCAgggtaaaataataatttaagaCTGAGCAGACggattaataaaaaaaaagtaggcaaTTCTACCATTTTTTAAACATGCTGAAATTACTGCTATAGTTacaataattttgctttttgatcATTACGATTTGGAAGCAAAAATATTAAACACACAAGACAAAAAGGATAATGCACACCTTGAGTATCTGCCCAGAGACTGTCTGTGTCCATGATGGAGTCATCAACTGTTGTTTCATCTTTGTAATCATCACACGTCTCTGTTTTGTAGTCAGTGAGCAAGATTTCTTCTCTCTCAGGTGAAGCAGGAGCTTCTGGGGAGCCCTCCCTCGGCTCAGCTTGAATGTCAACCACTTCCTCAATCTCTAGCTCCTCTTCAGCCTGAGAGTCCACTGCTTCAATGTCTTCCTGCTGGGTAGCAGCAAAACGTACACTGTGAGAAGCAGATTCGCCCTCATCAACTGTTGTCTGCACCACTGTGATAAAGTCATCCTCTACTGTCACGACTGATTCAATAATGCCTTTCAGTTCAGGCAGTGCTTCTGGGCAAACCTTGGCTAGCAATTCTTCATCAGTAGGTTTCCCAAAGTCCATTTCTGGGGGTATTTCTGATATAAGATGTTGTTtatcctcttctttctcttcttgtccACCTTCTAACTTTTCTTCCTCGTGGTCTTCTCTTTTTGTGGCCTTAGCTGTCACTTCTGATGGCAGCAATGTTTGGACTTCTGTTGGTTTCACAACTGTATCGGGAATCTTTTCAGTTTCCTCTGGAGGCTGTGGGATGCTCTCCATCTGAATCTCAGCAGGCTCTTCCTGGGGAGGCTCAGCTTTTGGAAGGAGGAGCTCCGTGGAAGGTTCCTTTGCTGGTAACTGTGTAGACACCTCTTCCTCAGACACAGATGGTTTTGGAGCTTCTCCTTTGATATCCTCCTGTTTCAAGGGTTCTCCATTCAAACTTTCTTGGGTTTGATCATGTTCTCCACTAGATTCGTAAGATTCTTCTTTATCAACTGCCTCTTGATGTACCAGATCAGGCTTAGCTACTTTCTCcttaatttctgtttcagacAGTTTGGTGCTGTCCTTCACATAACTAGGCTCAGTCTTGGAAAGTAAATCTGCatcctttgcttctctggatAAGATGATCTGATCTTTCTGTTGAGTTTCTTTGGGTTCAGGCTCCGTTTTTTTAACAGGGGCTTTGTCCTTCCCAGAAGGGAGAGAAACAACCTCACTGATCCTACTGTCTAGCTGACTCTGATACTCTTGGTCAGCTCTCCTTGCAGCCACTTCCATATCATGCTTTATGGCATTGTAGTCTGGTTTTATTGGAGCTTCTATCTCAGCTATTTCAGGAACAACACTAAGAGTCTTCTCCTTCTCCATCAAGAAAGAAATAGCGTCTCTTTCTGCTGTTACCTGTGTAGCTAATATTCTGTCGTAGGTGGTATCATCGGGTACATGAACTTTATCAGACACGActtcctctttcatttctgtgattGCCTCAGGTCTTGTCTTCTCTGCCTCTGAATCTTTAATGGGATAACCCTCTTTTAAGTCAGCTTGATCTTCACTTTTTTCCAACACAGTATCgagcttctcttttttctcctgctcgAAGTCCCTCGCTAGCAAAGACTCACCAGTTGCATGCTGCGTTAAGTCTTTTTCACCGAGGAATTCTTCTTTGGAtttttcagctgctgccagcttcACTTCTATTAAAGACAGGTCAGGAGCTAGGCTGCGTCTCAATTTTTCATCTGTGCCTTCGTAAAAGGGACAGGTTTCACTTGTTAAATTCTCACTGTCCTGTACTGGAGAAGGGAGCGGGACTGTGTACTTATTGAAAACACAGTAGCCCAAGTCTTCTAGCTGACTTTCAGCTTTTAGAGTTACATGGTTTTCATCTGTCACAGATgtcagggcagtgctgctgtcttcCACCACGGCATCAGAAGGAACTGACTTCTTTTGTGCCACCTCAGCATCTGCACTCACCGATGCTACTCTGGACCTTGTCCCTGCTAAATCTAACATTTCAGGCAGGTCAGGAGCCAAGACGGCACCATTTTTGTAATAGTCTTTGGCTGGGAAAGGCGATTCAACCAAGGTCTCAGGCTGgactttttcttctgtcattgctttttcttcttcaatgtGCTCATCTTCTTCTCTGCTATCAATGGGGAAACAAGGGGCCCTCTCCATTGCTGGTGTGGTTGCTGGCAAGTAGTCATCGCCTTCATCCATACTCCCACTAGTGTTAGTTAGAATATCTGATGCGAGGGGGGAAAGATCATGTGCACGGCCAAAGCTGAATCCCAGAGCTATAGAATCCAGGCAGGACATGGGCAGGTTAATAGACATACTTCTCTGCTCAATTGCAGATCTGCCCCCAAGTCCCAGGCTCCTGCTCAGAGTTAGGTCatctttatttttgctgtggAGCTCTCGCTTATCCCCATAGACTTTGGGGTCAATAGTGAACATTCTTTCTGTTGGGGAACTTGGTTCTTCAGATTTGTCTGGTGTATAGCTCTTAGCCAGGGTACTGTACCCTATTTCATGACCAGGCATACCCTGCTGCTGATCCAATTCCATCTGTaattcttcctcctcttcctctttgtcTTCAGGTATCAGACGATCTGCCCGGTACGTCTCATATGCACTCTCTTTAGTGTCACTTAGCTCATAGTAATCACTGCCTTGTTTTAGAGCGTCTGTTTTGAAGGCTTCCTCTTTCAGTGCAGAGGTTTCAAAGTACTTTGACATTCCCGATCGAtccacttctgttttcatttcatgagTAGCTGAAACACTTTCCTTATCCtccttggtttcttttttaacatctttctcTTGAGAAGGTTCTGGAGTAAGAGTCTTATCAGTGGTTGAACTTGGTGCCTGAGGGCTCTTCTCTGTTATTTGAGATAACTGTGGAGTATCAGGGTGCTCAGTTGTTTTCTCAGGGATCGGTACATGGCTTAATTTGCCAGGGGATACCTCTGTGCTTGGCTGCATGTCCTTTTTCGTAGCTGTTGTTGCTTGGAGCCCACTTTggtccatttctttttctgccttgaAAAGATCAGACATTTTAATTTCACCATCCTTTGGGAAGTCTGCTTTGTCTTGGGCAAGTGTCTCAACTTCAGTCTTTGTGGTAAATTTAGCATCATCTAATATTCGAGCCTCCCCTTTATCATAGAAATCATACCTTTCTTCCTCATCAGTCTCATCCTTGGTCATGTCCTTTTCCTGCCCCCATGCAGGAATTTTCTGTGTGCTTGGTGTTTTCAGGCCATCTATAGTTACTGTTGAGACTTCTTGCAGAGTTAGGGTCATGCCTCTGTGGGTCTGCTCATCTTCAGCAAGTTCTTTGGCAAACAGTTGGTCAGCAGGTTCCGGTTTTGTTTTGGCACTGTCTTTGAGGGGAAGATCCTGGGGGATAGCAAGAGATGGGTCTGAAGGCAGTTCACTTTTGGCTGCTTCTGTCTTGGGTTCTGATGTGAACAGAGAACTTCCATCATGGCTGATGGCAAGATCTTGGACATCTTTAAGGTCATCTTTAAATGTCACAGACACAACTTGGTTGGATGATGAGGGCTTATCTGCagtcctttcttctgttttgctcCCTTTAGGCAATTCAGATGGCAAGTCCTTTTCTACTTGGGAAATAGGAAGCTTGGCAGAAGGTTCTGCAAAACTGGCTTCTAATTTCTTCTGTGAATCAGTTTCCAAGATCTGTTCTGATAGAGGTGAAggcattttttctttgtctttgctCTGTGAATCCTTTTTATCTGTAGCCTCTGCTTTTGCTGGCTGTGGAACTAAGGCATCATGTTTAGGTTGCTCAGTCTTACTGTCTTTTCCAGATTCCTGTTGCTTTGTGTCTAATGGATCTGTTGTGAAAGGGCACGTGCCCTCCTGGACATGGAATTCCATCTTCGTGGCTGCAATTAAATCTGAAGTagtttgtttgggttttataataaaattattcaaaGCACTTACAGGCAGGCAGTCATGTGGTGTATAGAACATCTTGGTATGAATGATGGAGAGGGAAAAATATGCGAACATGCAGCAAGGCTATCCACACAGAAATCTGCTTTAAAGCATTAAATCCTAGTTTCCTTTCAATATATGATGTTTTGTAGTGAAAATGTGACTTGCACACAAGTAAATATGTGACAACTGAAATGAGATCATTTCATGTGACGACTTCATCTTCACTGTTTgtatacaaaaaacaaaaccagaaataatcCTCACTTCATTGGTAATTTTTGCTGTACTCTGAGGCTTACGTTAGTTTGCTTTTCTAAGTTTCGTAAGATTAAGTCCAATGAACAGTATCATTGTGTGCTGCTTACATTTAAACAAACAGATTTatacatttctgtatttattttaccaTTTTCATCTACATGTGTCCTAAACTAAAGCAGTAATACATACAGGAGGCGTGTCGGAAGAAGCTACTGTTTCAGCTGCATCAGCTTTCGACATTTATCCctcagcaaatgaaaaaatctCACTGCTGCCATGAAAGTGGCCTGTGTAAATCAGCAGCAGGGCTATTAATAGTGCCAGATCTCAGAGGTCTCCAACGTGGCCAGTCATCTTCAGCTGTAACTGAATACCAGCCATGTTTCAATGATTGTAGCACAGCACTAATTAAGttaatttaaaactgaaaatactaCACTTAAAACATGCCACCCTATTTGTATGGAATACTACCtagttatttttatatatactcTATTAATCATTAATATCATGGTTTTTTTATATCCTTCGGAAAATGATGATTCCCATCatatgggaaaaagaaatactgcagaataCTTTCTGCATTActctgtaaataaatatttgcaagtTGTTCTTTCTAAAACTTATTACAACAAGCATTGGGCCAAATCTAAATCTCCTTACATCTGATTTAAAGTCCATGGAGCCATTTTCTGACTCAGATGAATATGAATTTGTCAGAATAACTACAATCAAACTACTGGTCattctttaaatatttgcatacaGTTAAAAAAGGCTATTGCCATTCTATATTTTGCAGGTAGAAAGAAACCAGAATTCTACATCTACAGTACTTTTTAATCCTTTGTGTTTTTACATTTCATGACTTGCAGACCCTATGAAGCATAAAAACAAAGCCACTGAGCAGATGTCATCCTTCTTTCACAGAAATGAATTAACTAGATACTGATTTTTCTTGCGTATCCTATCGTGCCTTTTACTCTAGCACCAATGAACAACACCATTGGCATCTAAAGATATTCTGACTGCCAAgggaatttaattttctttaggTGGGTCTGATGGAAAGTCAGCTTCCCAGATGCAGCCCTTCTTCACCAGGTACTGAATGGGTATGTCACTACTCCATGCAATGTGTCTTTACACCCTGTTATGCTGACCGATGAGAAATGCCATTAAAAGGACAATCTTGAAGCCCAGTTCTCATGTAATGAAAGACAATTGCTCGGAGTAAATACTTTGTCACAGTAAGCAGATCAGAACTTGATGCTGTACACCCCATCCTAAACTTCATGAAGAAGGTAAATATCCCAGTGCAGTTGATGGGGCTTTGTCTGAGCAGGGCACTCCGGCCAGGTTAAACCTTTGTAATAAGGTCAGACAcgcaaaaaaaatcagagttttGCAATGATCAAGGGAGAAGGGGTGGGCTGCAATGAATGGCAAGGATATGACATAAGAAGCAACAGCTTTAGGGAAGCTAAACCAGAATGCATagaagcacacacacaaaaatatacTGCACgctgcaaatgaaaacatttctacaATTCAAGCCTCTTTATGTCATAGTTAAATTCATTAAATCtactttttgaaagaaaagcagatgaatctctgcaccaaaaagaaaaaaatatacaaacatTAGCAATGTGACTGGCAAACATGTCTgagatggggggaaaaaggcTTGCACAGAGGAATCAGCTTAGCTGCAAAGCACTTGTATCATGGCAAAGTANNNNNNNNNNNNNNNNNNNNNNNNNNNNNNNNNNNNNNNNNNNNNNNNNNNNNNNNNNNNNNNNNNNNNNNNNNNNNNNNNNNNNNNNNNNNNNNNNNNNaaaaaaaaaaataggaatcaGCTGCAGTGGTAGGAAACCATGTTGTCATACAGCACCTATGCAATCATAGTATCTGCTACACACTCTTCAAGCATAATAACAAGAGCAGTCATACTAATAAATGGAAAGAACGGGAAATGAAGCAGCCTTGAAAAGCACCGGAGAAAGCTGGAAGATTCACTGGCAGCAAACACATGCAATCCTATGGAGGACACACCTTCCGCAGCCAAGGAAGGGGATGTGTCTTTCGGAGGCATTTCCTCCACAACTGTTAGGCTCTCCCTGCTGGATGCCACACTTGGTATTTTGTCTTCGCGACACACTGTGGCCTCCAAACCAAAATCCGGCCGACCCTCACCGAGGCCCTTGGCCTGCTCTGAAGGCTCAGGGGGCCCATGCTCTTTCCCCAGTCGCGTCCCAGGAAGAGCAGCAGGTTTCACTTCCACAGCCATCGGACTCTCTACTGGTTCTTCTTCTTGGAGATGGAAAAAGGAGGCGACATCAACACCAACAGTAAACACCAAGCACAAAGCTCAACAGGACTGGTTTTCTTAACACTTTCAGCTCTGAACATTTCAGATTTCTGTGTCAAAGGTTTGCTAGAATCCAGCCCATTTTAATTGCAATAGAATTgatttttcccaaagaaaaaataccaaacaaaccccaaaacaCCCTGTCTCCCCCAAAGAAGCATGTTTATGCTTGAAGATGAGAGCTGAAAGTGCTTTATAGGTACACCTCTCCCAGAGATGACTGTGGGTCAAATACTCATTGGAAATGGAGATGATACTGAATGATGGATGGCTCTGACAACAGCAGTGCACTTCTGATAGATGTGCTGTTTAACCCAGTACAAGACATTGAATTGAGGTGGGGCAAGGTATGAGTTGTTAATTTATTTCCTCTTGCTGTTACTGTCTGCTAAATGACAGCAAGTCCGCCAATTACATGGGTCCTGGTTTTGGAAAGCATTCAACCACTTGAACAGCCTTGCACATAGCTGGTAACTAATGATTTCACCAGAGTCCAGCCAAGATTCTTACACTGAGTGGTTTATAAACTGCTTCTTCCTTAGGCTGCCTGAGATCTGAACCCTGTATGTTAAAATCACAGGTGTAACACAAGGACTATTcgtttgcttttctgtctccCTCACTAGCCCCTAGGCTCCTCTCCTCATCACCAGTTAAGCCAAAGAAACCAATGAACACCACGCAACTATATGTTCCTCTGAAGTTCTGAAATACATTACTTTGCCTACAGGTTGCTAGAATCAGTAGACTAGTACCAAGAATGGTCTTTATTCTACTCTTGCCATGGAAGAAAGTCTCCATTCTGTCTTGCCACTGCTGTTCAGACAGAATATTATTTTGCTCTGCTATTATCTCTTCCAATAGAAAATTAGGATTCAGTGTGAATCCTTTGATTCAGCAAAATTTGTAAGCAGCTGACCACCAGCCAAACTCAAATACACCTGATAACCTCTCTGGGTTTTAAGTACGGTCCCATGTTTAAGGACTTTGCTGAATcagactgagaagaaaatggttttgaatCTGAATCTCCTGGCATTAAAATTAAACCTCTTTACAAGAGCGTGATTTTTCTCCTGAGACTGACCCAGTTAAAGCTAGGCAATCAACCAGCCACCTTAGTTATGgtctttaaaaagtaatttaaggAACACAAATACTATTTCAGGTTGAGAAAATACCACTATGTAAAGTATAACATTAGTAATAACACGTAAAAATGTAGTTAGGGAAAGATACTGTATCTTAAGTGAACAGAAGCCAGAAGATTCAGAATTGGAACTGGACCAATGCCTGAGGGATATTCACATATGGACAGATTGTAAAAGAAGCCTAGCAGAACAGCAAGTGTCCAGACAATAGAGGCCCTTACTCAAATAAATTGCTgtactgctcttttttttccaattttatgtagttgtgtgtgtgcatttcttttaatttaagaagTTATTCTACCCCATTTTTATGGCAATTACTTCACTCAATGCCATGTGGTTAAAACTAATTACTCAATAAGTCTTTTCTTAATTAGGTAAAAGTAGTACATACCTAGCACTGAAACACATACAGGTTAGGCTTCTGGTGCAAAGCACTGCCTTGGTTCCCCTTAAAGTGGCAAAGTCCCCAGAGAACAAATCGTATCGTCTATATTAGACCCCTGTTTTACTGAGTCAGTACACATAGGGGCAAACAGCTCAGAAATGGCTAAAATCTGGGGAGAAAAATCCCATCCTCACTGCTAACACAAGGAAAATACTGTGGCTCTCTCAGTATTACTAGAACTCATCATACAGAATTTTTGAGAATGTGGATAAAAGAACCACTGAAAAAGAACTTGCATGAAGTAAATAGACTTCATTGCAGCAGCTGGAAAAGATCTGGCAATAGCTGCAAATGAAAAGGTTTTCAAGAATGGATAAGCACATGTACACACAGAGGCAAACAACTTGATACATAAACAATGCTAACGATATCAAAAGTTTGCATCAGCAAACTATTTCACTAGATGTGGATGTGTATGACTGGCAATTATGCTGCTTATGAACTAAAAAGCAGGAATGTTTTAAGAACAGACGCAGAAACCCAATTACAGTAAAGCTACTCCTCCTGTGATTTTCTGACTCTCCCAGCTTCAGGCAGATATTCTGACACTAACAATCTGCAGTTATTTGCATTGCTCTCATTCTCGTGCTGCTGCACTACTGGGCTACATTATCCTGTTAACTGTGGACGAGTCTCCTTTTCTTGATATGCCCCACATTTCAGTCACAGACCTCCGCCTTCCTCAGACACACATCCCcagagaattcagaactgcttttaACTTCACCTTTTGTGTCCCAAGATTAAGTTAATCAAATACTGCCTGATGAAACATGATCCAGTTTGCTTTGGATAAGAAGTCACAATTCTCATTAGACACTGAAATAGATTCTTCCCTTGACtcctaagaaaaaataatacatttgatTTTATGTAAACTCCACAGATAAAATAATACTTACTGATGGACTTAGGCTGCAGAAGGAGGGGGTACAGGAACAAAGAAATAGTAAATTTTTTAATATGTCTGCCTTGTTTGCAGCCAGCTGACAGTGTTAACTGGGTGCATCCACAGAACAACCAGAGATCAAACATGACCCAGTACTGCCTGAAGACACCAGTAtgtactggagaaaaaaaaactgatttccTTCGTCTAGTGAAGAACTATACATCCTCCACTGCTAACTCTAGTACAGACATGAGTTTAACTCAGCTGACTTACCTTCAGTAACAACCTTCTAATCTACTCTGCACACTGTTCCCGGCAGTGATTCGCTGTCACAAAGTACAAATTAGTGTCTGCTTCTTTTAACTAGCTGCTCTTTTTGCATCTGCTATCAACTTGGCCAGTAGTCCTACAGCCCTGATTTAAGCAAGGAGCACGGTTTCACTGACACCAAAATTGCATTCAATGTTCACAGCGTAGCTTCACTTTGAGAACGAAAGACTTCGGAGGAGTCTCAGACATTTTCCTTCCCCAGAAAGCAGCAATCCCAGGCACATATATAATGGAATGGATGGCAGGTGGGTAGAGGGGAAGAGGAACAAAATGGGACCATGCTCAGTTCACCTTCATCATAGCCCAACAAGACCTCTGTGCTCTTCACTGTGGCACTGGGATGTGTACTAGAGCCAGTCCACTCGGAGCTGAACAAAGGGTGTTCATAGTACTCCTCATCCGAATTGTAGGGCTCATCATCGGGTACAGACACTGAGATGGAGGGGGCCAGGCCTTTACGCCActccctgctggcagcaggcccGCAGCCTGGGCACAGGGGTAGCGGTCCCACCTTATCCTCCGCCCCTGCATCTACAAATAGACACACAGACAAAAACtgcaggacagacagacagacagaaacaCGGCAAGACAGGATGGATGCATGCACTAGCAATACTAGCCACTGTTGTCATACCGCAGAGTGGATGAAATCAGCTAAGATGCAAATTAATGCAGGATGGAGGGATGGGGCAGCTGTGTGTTTTAACACGTGCCATGAATGTGGCACTTCCTGCAAGGTCTGGGAGCCAACAACTGGAGTACATGTATTTCCAGACTGCACTCATTTATTTAGAGGAATATACATTGTACACAGACCACATCTCACAACTTGCACTGGCTGTTCTAAGAACTTTTAGACTATCCCAACATTTGCATTCTTTTGTATTCC
Above is a genomic segment from Meleagris gallopavo isolate NT-WF06-2002-E0010 breed Aviagen turkey brand Nicholas breeding stock chromosome 7, Turkey_5.1, whole genome shotgun sequence containing:
- the MAP2 gene encoding microtubule-associated protein 2 isoform X10, with the protein product MAEDRKDEAKAPHWTSGQLTEAASHPHSPEIKEQSSAGAGLVRSANGFPYQESEEPGLGSREQPGSYARSKENGINGELSAGDRETAEEVSARIVQVVTAEAVAVLKGEQEKEAQHKDQPGPLPIAVEESANLPPSPPPSPASEQTGALEEEEEPVESPMAVEVKPAALPGTRLGKEHGPPEPSEQAKGLGEGRPDFGLEATVCREDKIPSVASSRESLTVVEEMPPKDTSPSLAAEATKMEFHVQEGTCPFTTDPLDTKQQESGKDSKTEQPKHDALVPQPAKAEATDKKDSQSKDKEKMPSPLSEQILETDSQKKLEASFAEPSAKLPISQVEKDLPSELPKGSKTEERTADKPSSSNQVVSVTFKDDLKDVQDLAISHDGSSLFTSEPKTEAAKSELPSDPSLAIPQDLPLKDSAKTKPEPADQLFAKELAEDEQTHRGMTLTLQEVSTVTIDGLKTPSTQKIPAWGQEKDMTKDETDEEERYDFYDKGEARILDDAKFTTKTEVETLAQDKADFPKDGEIKMSDLFKAEKEMDQSGLQATTATKKDMQPSTEVSPGKLSHVPIPEKTTEHPDTPQLSQITEKSPQAPSSTTDKTLTPEPSQEKDVKKETKEDKESVSATHEMKTEVDRSGMSKYFETSALKEEAFKTDALKQGSDYYELSDTKESAYETYRADRLIPEDKEEEEEELQMELDQQQGMPGHEIGYSTLAKSYTPDKSEEPSSPTERMFTIDPKVYGDKRELHSKNKDDLTLSRSLGLGGRSAIEQRSMSINLPMSCLDSIALGFSFGRAHDLSPLASDILTNTSGSMDEGDDYLPATTPAMERAPCFPIDSREEDEHIEEEKAMTEEKVQPETLVESPFPAKDYYKNGAVLAPDLPEMLDLAGTRSRVASVSADAEVAQKKSVPSDAVVEDSSTALTSVTDENHVTLKAESQLEDLGYCVFNKYTVPLPSPVQDSENLTSETCPFYEGTDEKLRRSLAPDLSLIEVKLAAAEKSKEEFLGEKDLTQHATGESLLARDFEQEKKEKLDTVLEKSEDQADLKEGYPIKDSEAEKTRPEAITEMKEEVVSDKVHVPDDTTYDRILATQVTAERDAISFLMEKEKTLSVVPEIAEIEAPIKPDYNAIKHDMEVAARRADQEYQSQLDSRISEVVSLPSGKDKAPVKKTEPEPKETQQKDQIILSREAKDADLLSKTEPSYVKDSTKLSETEIKEKVAKPDLVHQEAVDKEESYESSGEHDQTQESLNGEPLKQEDIKGEAPKPSVSEEEVSTQLPAKEPSTELLLPKAEPPQEEPAEIQMESIPQPPEETEKIPDTVVKPTEVQTLLPSEVTAKATKREDHEEEKLEGGQEEKEEDKQHLISEIPPEMDFGKPTDEELLAKVCPEALPELKGIIESVVTVEDDFITVVQTTVDEGESASHSVRFAATQQEDIEAVDSQAEEELEIEEVVDIQAEPREGSPEAPASPEREEILLTDYKTETCDDYKDETTVDDSIMDTDSLWADTQDDDRSIMTEQLETVPKEEKAERELRRSSLDKHKKEKPFKTGRGRISTPERKIAKKEPSTLSRDEVRRKKAVYKKAELAKKTEVQAHSPSRKIILKPAIKYTRPTHLSCVKRKQTAVGETNQAPGVFKQAKEKLSDGVSKSPEKRSSLPRPSSILPPRRAVSGDRDREENSLSLTTSLSSSVRRTTRSEPIRSRTGKSGTSTPTTPGSTAITPGTPPSYSSRTPGTPGTPSYSRTPHTPGTPKSAILVPTEKKVAIIRTPPKSPATPKQLRVINQPLPDLKNVRSKIGSTDNIKYQPKGGQVQIVTKKIDLSHVTSKCGSLKNIHHKPGGGRVKIESVKLDFKEKAQAKVGSLENAHHVPGGGNVKIDSQKLNFREHAKARVDHGAEIITQSPGRSSVASPRRLSNVSSSGSINLLESPQLATLAEDVTAALAKQGL